TAAGCTTCTTTAGATTCTGGTGTGTTATACGGGAATCTAAATTTAGCGTTGGCCAGTTGTAAGTCATCCACTTGCTCTGCAGCGATGTCCTTAAGACCATCAATCCAAGAGTAACCAACACCGTCACTGAATTGCTCTTTTTGACGCCATACCACTTCATGTGGCAATGCATGTTCAAAGGCTTCACGTAAAATGTTTTTCTCAATACGGCCATCTTTAGACATTTTTGCTTCAGGGTTGATGCGCATGGCAACATCCATAAATTCTTTGTCTAAGAAAGGTACTCGGGCTTCAAGTCCCCATGCTGCCATAGCTTTGTTTGCACGTAAGCAGTCGAACAAATGAAGTTTATCTAATTTACGTACTAACTCTTCATGGAATGCTTGTGCATTTGGCGCTTTATGGAAGTATAAGTAACCACCAAACAGTTCGTCAGCACCTTCACCTGATAACACCATTTTGATACCCATGGCTTTAATTTTACGGGCCATTAAGTACATTGGAGTCGCAGCACGAATAGTCGTAACGTCATAGGTTTCAAGGTGATAAATCACTTCTTTAATCGCATCTAAACCTTCTTGGAAAGTGAAATGGATTTCGTGGTGAATCGTACCAATATCGTCAGCGACTTTTTTCGCTGCAATTAAATCTGGTGCGCCTTCTAAACCAACAGCAAATGAATGCAGTTGCGGCCACCAAGCATCGGTTTCACTGTCGTTTTCAATACGACGCTTTGCAAACGTTTGAGTAATTGCCGAAATAACGGATGAATCTAGACCACCTGATAATAAAACGCCATAAGGTACATCAGACATAAGTTGACGTTTTACTGCAGCTTCGAGTGCATCTCGCAGCTCATCTTTACTTGCAGGGTTGTCTTTAACTGCATCATAGTCACGCCAATCACGTTGGTAGTACTCGGTTAAATCAGTATCTTCAGAATAGTGGTAATGACCAGGTTTAAACTCTTCTACAGTCTTACATACAGGCATTAGTGCTTTCATTTCAGAGGCAATGTAGTAGTTACCTAAGCTATCGCGGCCAGAGTAAAGTGGGATAATGCCCATGTGATCACGGCCAATTAAAAAGGCATCTTTTGTTTTATCGTAAAGAACGAAAGCAAAAATACCGTTTAGCTTGTCTAAAAAGTCTACACCGTATTCTTGGTATAAAGCTAAGATGACTTCACAGTCTGAGTTGGTTTTGTATTGGTATTTTTCACCTAACTCTTCTTTAAGTTGTTTATGGTTATAAATTTCACCATTTACTGCTAAAACGATACTGTCATCTTCGCTGATTAATGGCTGAG
This window of the Shewanella goraebulensis genome carries:
- the asnB gene encoding asparagine synthase B — encoded protein: MCSIFSILDIQSDAKELRQVALEMSKLLRHRGPDWSGIYADDKAILAHERLAIVDVDHGAQPLISEDDSIVLAVNGEIYNHKQLKEELGEKYQYKTNSDCEVILALYQEYGVDFLDKLNGIFAFVLYDKTKDAFLIGRDHMGIIPLYSGRDSLGNYYIASEMKALMPVCKTVEEFKPGHYHYSEDTDLTEYYQRDWRDYDAVKDNPASKDELRDALEAAVKRQLMSDVPYGVLLSGGLDSSVISAITQTFAKRRIENDSETDAWWPQLHSFAVGLEGAPDLIAAKKVADDIGTIHHEIHFTFQEGLDAIKEVIYHLETYDVTTIRAATPMYLMARKIKAMGIKMVLSGEGADELFGGYLYFHKAPNAQAFHEELVRKLDKLHLFDCLRANKAMAAWGLEARVPFLDKEFMDVAMRINPEAKMSKDGRIEKNILREAFEHALPHEVVWRQKEQFSDGVGYSWIDGLKDIAAEQVDDLQLANAKFRFPYNTPESKEAYYYRSFFEEFFPLESAAQTVPGGKTVACSTPEALLWDESLQGINDPSGRAVKNVHDSAY